The DNA region GCAGCAGAGGCTACGGGCGCGGGAGCGACACGATCCATGAGATGTATGTCGTGAGCACCCTGACAAGCTCGACGATACCCTTTTTTATCTCATCGCCTGCCCCCCTTCCCGGAGCTGTGTTGAGACTCGAGAGTCTCCCTCGAGTGTCTGTTCTCATGGTCAGGCCCTGACACATGTGCACTCGATGACGCCGCAATGGACTTTCTCTTTGGGCGCAAGACCGGCGGCAAGGGACGACGGCCCGCCAGCCTCAAGCGGCCGTCGCTATCTGACCCCCCCAACGTCTACTACagcgctgctcctccgccgcctgcgctccCCAACCGCCCCGCGACATCGACCGGTAGCACCATAGCGTTGTACTCTCATATGCCCGGTGAGAGTCCGTATACGAACCCCGTTGCCGCATACACCCAGCAACAGTTCCCTCCCTGGTCGGCCAATGGGTATGATCCGTCATCATGGGCGGGatcagctccagctccagctccagcccaCTACCAATGGCCCGTCGGTGAGAGCCAGGAGTATTACAACAACACGGCTGCATATCCTGGGCCCCCACAAGAAGCGCATCATGGCAGTGTGCAGAACCTGTCTGCTCATCCTCACCAGCACCCTGGCACCTGGGCAACATCCATGGTCCATCTTCCTGTTCCAAGTTCCAGCGGCCCGCCTACCTCTCAGCAGAACGACATGGGTAGCCGCTTTGACGACCTGATGACGCTGATAGACCGCGAGGGGTACGCCGGCGATGAGACGGATCTGTTTCTCCTGCAGCAACCGCAGCCTTCGCCGGGGAATCCTGATTCGGGGACGTCCGATCGGCCCAGGTCAAGTCGTCGTACCTCCCCTCATGGCCACGCCCAGAGACCgaacagccgccgcggcggggagAGGCGCCTCGACACgtccgacgtcgccgccaccgtcctcTCAGGCACCTACTTCTCCAAGGTTGATCTCTACGCCAACTCCCGTCTTCCGCTGGATCTCCCGCCGTTTGCTGTGTAAGTAATGACCGCACTCAACAACCCAACTTAcccaaaccccccccccccccagatGGAGCCATGTCCCTCCTTTCCCCTCCACCATAAATGCCGGGAAGCTGACTTTCACAACAGATACATGCCGACCTGGCCGctcctctgcctcgccgcgcgccactCACAGCGCGTCTACTCCAAGCCCCGCGGCCCCGACCGGCTCACCCATATCCCAGCCGACTGGCTGTCCGGCACCAAGGCCATGACCGTCAGCTCCGTGCCCGCAgaccacgccggcgccgtcgtcctcgccatccgcGGTTCCGCTTCCTTCGCCGACTGGGCCGTCAACCTGCGCGTCGATCCCGCCCCGCTCGCtggcttcctcgacgacgacgacgacgactgcggTGGCAACGCCTGTCACGCCGGTTTCCTctccgccgcgcgcagcatGGTCCGGCCCgtggctcgccgcctgcgccgcctcctcgacgaggacccctgccgcgccgcctacAGCCTCATCCTCACCGGCcactcggccggcggcgccgtcgccgcgctcctgTACATGCACATGATcgcccgctccgccagcgcgcAGAGCGATCtcaccgccctcgccagcacGTTCAAGCGCGTCCACTGCGTCACGTTTGGCGccccgcccgtcgccctgctgccgctgcgcaaGCCTGACCGTGCCGACCTGCGCAAGAGCCTGTTCCTGAGCTTTGTCAACGAGGGCGACCCCGTCGCGCGTGCCGACAAGGAGTACGTCAAGagcctcctcgagctgctcgcccggccgccgccgccaggcttCGCAGCGCCACAGCGAGgagcgcagcagcgaggcTCTAGTGAATGGCCAGGCAGCAGAAGGCACGCCAAGGcagcgtcctcggccgcggcggcgcccctgTGGCCTGTGCCGCCTGTGACGCTCTGCAATGCAGGACGTCTCGTCGTGctgcgcagcggcagcccgcgcagcccgccgacggacCGCAAGACGGTCAAAGAAcgcctcgccgagggcgtcgtggccgcaAAGTGCACGCCTGAGCAATTAGGCCGCGTCATCTGGGGGGATCCAGTTTGCCACCTCATGAGTTTGTATGCAGCGCGAATTGAGGTTCTGGCCGTTGGTGCGGTCACGGCCAAGCGTCGATAATGTGCTTGCAGTCGCTGTTGTTGGCTGATCGCGGTGAAACGATTGTTTATTGGGCATCGGCGGGCGTCCGAACGCATGACGAGAATACGAAGATACCCATAGTGTGAATACATAAAGTATTCAGTACCGCTTGATTTAAATATAATCTTAAGCTGTTTGTGTTACTAACGATACGTAAGGGTGGCCGAGAACATTGACTGGGTAGAAAGTAGGGGAAATGCTGCTTGCATTGTCTATAGaaggctatatatatatatatatatcctGCAGAGGTCGCCACGCACTTCTTCCAACAAATCCGGGCGCGAGACATTGCCGCAGATTTCCACGCCCCCAAGCACTAAAAACAAAATGAGAGTCCGTTTGAGACGAGTTCCTGGCACCAATGTGGCCCAACACAAACTCCAGACCTCGCCCGCTGATCCTGAAAATGACTTGCAAATATGTCCAGTCGCCTCGCACTAGGTGCGGAAgcagtggtggcggcgattTAAAACCAGAGCAACAATGAGACCCATGGGCCTATACAAATACAGAGCGCTTCACTCCCCCTTCGAGCCAGTTGCCAAGGAAGTGATGACGCTGAGACACGGCTGCAGGCCGCAAGAGGGTGGCATGGCCTATCTCATGGGCCCGAACCCAAGTTCGCCGTTCATCGagcccatcgtcatcatcgtgcCGCTGGCGTCTGAATCTGTTCTTTGCAGATCATGGTATTCGCCCACAGCCTGTAGCTGCGGCTGGACATGGAAACTGTTTTGTCGCAAGCGGAAGTTGATCGCGTGCGACTGGGACATGGAAGGCGAGCTAGTGGGTTGGTTCCGTATGCTCTGTGACATTCTTTCGACATGCGACATGGGTTCATGGCCGTGATTCAGATGTTGATGGTGCTGTGCTTGTGGTGCGTTTAGCGAGGCAGATTGGGACGGATTGCCCAGCGGGCTCATGACCATCTCTGACATGGGCGTGCAGGCGAATCCATTCATGTTGTGTGGGTACTCCATGCTGGGCGACATGATGCTGGGTGAGCTGACAAAGGACCCATTCATGTCCGATGATCCATGCTGGGCCATAGGTGGCGAGCCACTTGAGGTGTTCGAGTTGGATGCAGATTCCGGCGTGTTGCCGTTCATCTTGTCATATTCCTCAACAGAAAATTTGCGGTCGAAGTCGGCCCCACCCATCGACATGTGCATCTGActcggcggctgggccaTGCCAGCGTTGCCGAAGCCGTCAAAGATGTCGATGTTGGCGAGATTCGAGTTCTCGGGAGCATTTTGCAGCATTGGGTTGGTGATTCGGGGGAGAACCTCGCTCATCTTATTcatcagcagcggcaagaagcgATGGTCGCCGTTGCGGGACATGGCAATCATGGAGATGACTTGGTTCAGGTGCTCTCGGGGGCCGACTGAGAAGGGGTCCCGCGAGGGGGGCTGCATAGAAAGATACTCCGTCATGGACGACGTCATCTCAACCAGTTTCTCGATCTGCAATTCCGTTAATCAAGGCCTCCATAGCACCAAAAAAAGTTTGAACATACCAGACCGGGTCCCAGGAGATCGATCTGCACCGGAAATTGCGACGCCATGCTCACCAGGAGCTCCCTAGACATGTGCATAGGATATTGGAACGACATAGACTCGTCGCCActgccgttgacgacgccaCCGGTGAGTTGCCAGACGGTATTCTTCAACCACTGCTGATTGGTACGGATGTCGTTGAAGCTTGGATCTTGACAGATGTACGACTGCACCAAGTCATTCAACTGTTTCTGGAGACCCCTCAGATACTGAGCGGACAAATGACCCTTGGTCTTGTTCCACACAGCGATGAACGAATCCTCAAATGGCCTGTACAGGTTCACGAGAAGAATGAAACTGTTGAGCTGGTGCGCCTGCGGGTCACTCGGATCGTCGCCCAAAGTCGGCAGATTGATGGAGGCTTGCAGCGAGACAGGACGTTGTCGCTGAATGGCATAGGCGCTATCCTTCACGTCAGCAAGCCGTACTTGAGACACTGCCAAGTAACAGAAGTATAGCTGAAACTTACCGCTCGACAACAAAGAATAGCCAgtagaggcggcggcggcgagcagcctCGGTGGCATCAAACTGCATGTAGTACTCCTCCTTGTTCATGCCGATCATGTGGATCATAGTCGTGGCCTCCCGCAGGTAGTACCACGCCCGATCATGCAGTTCCTGGCCGTAGTAGCAGCCAAAAATGAAAAAGTTGGTGGCAAGAGCATTGAGCGTAATAGAGTCAAGGTACTCGTAGCCCTTGCGGACGCGAAGGACCTCTTCAAGAAGGAGCTGACTGGAGATGATGTTGGCACCAGGAACCATGTCGAGATTGTATGGATCAccgggcggcatcgacatGCCAGGCTGCAGCATGATGAAGGCGCATAGCGACGTCATGAGGCAGTATGCATCGCGGTTCTGCTCCATGTATAGGATTTGCTGCTCGATCTGACGACGGTCCAGGATGGGCGCCTGCGGGTACATGTTGTCGAAGAAGAAGTGAGCGCACTCCTTGACGAGCTCTCCCGTGAGGAGGCCGGGAGTCGGGCCCATGGACGGGTTCGTGGGAGGGCAAGGGATGCCGCTCATTCGATTTTGTACTTTGGCGGAGAGGCTCGTCTGCCGCTGCGTCTCCCTCAACTCGCTAATGACCTTCGCCCGCGAGCCCTTGGGCCCCTTCTTCTGAGGTATGGCATTGTAGGTGCAAGAGAGTTGTGCCGAAGAGCAATTTCTGCAAGGATTGATGCCATCGCACTTCACCttgcggcggtggcaggcGTCGCAGGCCCGCTTCACTGCCTGGGTCATGATTATGGACGCCGTGGTGACTGGTGATCGACAGTCggtcgatggcgaggacgtgaCGATATTCTGGTCAAGGAGTTCAAGTGACCCGAAGCTTGCGGCCCTAGGTCGCTGTCTCGGCGCAGAACTGacgatggcagcggcagtggcagtggtgTGCTGAGGGATATCGATAGCAGCGCACAAGGCTGGGCGTATCGACAATTCAAACTCTGGGGAGATTGCGGGGGGATGGACGGCCGTGGCTCACGCTCGCGTGGCCGGGTAGTGTTGCagagagggcggcgacagcgggcGTTGTGTGTGTGGCCTGCAGGCCTGCAGGCGTTATTCGGCCCTTTCCAAGCAGGCCTGGACGCGGGGAAGAAGCGGTTTTGTCGGCCGAGTCCGGGGGTCGAGCAGGTCGATAAAAGGACCGTTGAAGGCCGACGGTGAAGCGACAACGGTGCAATACCCAGGGCGAATCGCTGCCAGGTGTCGTTGGCGGACGTTGTTGTTTTGCGCCGGTGATGAATGCAGAGTCGCACGTTCCGACGGTGGGCACGGAGAgggatgggggatgggggaggagAAAGAGAAGAATGGGAAAGAGTGGACTCGTAGTGGGTTTTCGTCAGACTGGGGGGGAACAGACAGCCGGGGGAAAGTCAGGGGAGCGGGATGCTTCCCAAGAGCACAATGGAACGACGGATGGAACAGGCAAGGCggaggcgcagggcaggATGGCGAGTACCTTATTAGGGGACaggcgagcgcggcgccggacTGGCCAGCTCGCACGGAGCAGCGAGCCAGATGTGGGAACGTCAGCGCGGGCGGTGCGAGCAGAAATtggcggggaggggccgcTGGGGGGTCCGGGGGGGGCGGTCCGCGACGCTGAGTGGCCCGCCCGGACTGTGGGAGGGCAGCCAGTGATTGGACCGCCTGGcatggcctggcctggcctggcttgcCTGGCAAATACCtgggtacctacctagtacttcgtactcggAGCCTGTGCTGGAAAGGTTGGGTGGTGCCTcaggcggtggtgatggtggtgatggtaCCAAATGAGGTGGTGGGTAGCAGAGACAGGCGCCTTCGGGTGGTCGCACTTCAGCACTGTGGGGGCCGTCGATGTGTGGCCCGAGTGCTAGTGTAGATGGCTCGAGCGCTGCCAACGACACTGTATCTGACAAGCGTCATGCATCGCGCCTGGACAGTGCGCAGGCCATTCTTGGGGTTCCCGCTCTAACAGCGATACAGCCGGCGAGCCCGAGATGCCATCAGCCCAGGCCCGTCATCGCCTGCCCAGGCAACCTTCCATTTTACGAGATGCCCAGGGACTCAGGCGCTCGCACAGCGTGAAAGTGAGGGCTCCGTACCGTACGAAtcactacctacctaggtatcAAGGTAGGTACTGATGCAGTTCGTTAGAGCCAGGTTGCTTGACGGGGAGTACCTACCTGCTACCTTGCCTTCAACTGCGAAGCGCTTGGCTTTGCTCGTGTCTCACCACGCCCGCGGTGACCCGGCGGCGTTCCAAGAGCCTCCAGGCCGTCCAACCCGCCTGGCTCTTGCGCCAgtccgcccgctcgcccgcccgcgcgatatcctctcgtcctcgccacgACGCATCGGTGAGATCCCGGGGCTCGATACAGTATGCGCCTCGTGCGGGCTGCTATGTACAGTGCTGGACAGTCGCGTCATGGGCCAACAGACAGACCGCGAAGCAGCGGTGGTACGTTGTGAAGCCGGTCGGCCACCTCCCGTCGTACCAGGGCGATGTGCGACAGGTCAACCATCATCTTTCCGCACCAACGCGCCGCCACAGACGATGGTCTGTTGGCTGGCAAATTGCCCACCGCTTCCAAATCTGAACTCGCAGAGTGGCGTCAAGGGGGGTGTCGCCGAGCCGTGAGAAACTGGACGTCAACGCCACACAGCGAAGCCCTTGCTGGAATGCCTGAACCACAGTCCCGAGCTGACGGGCGACATTGCGGGAGTCTACTGACGCCAATCGCATTCGCAACAGGCGTGAATGCCACGCGGTCAGCCGCACGACCTATAAACCCAAGACACAAGCGATCCGGCGTCCCAGCCCGCGCTGGCTCTCCACCACGCGTTCCCATATGCCCTTCAATGCTTGCCTCGGGGCTAGCCGTCAGACACCCGCCTCTTTGACCACGTAGCGAGCAGTCGATCTGAGTCGATCGTTGCCGAAAGTCCTTTCCAGTAGTTGTCGGCTCTGTTGAACCTTCTTTTGTGCTCACTGTCACCTTGGGACCTAGCCAGACCTTGGACATCGCGCTGGCCGACAACACGTGGGACGCACCGCTACAGA from Purpureocillium takamizusanense chromosome 3, complete sequence includes:
- a CDS encoding uncharacterized protein (EggNog:ENOG503P0Y5~TransMembrane:1 (o397-418i)~COG:G), with product MDFLFGRKTGGKGRRPASLKRPSLSDPPNVYYSAAPPPPALPNRPATSTGSTIALYSHMPGESPYTNPVAAYTQQQFPPWSANGYDPSSWAGSAPAPAPAHYQWPVGESQEYYNNTAAYPGPPQEAHHGSVQNLSAHPHQHPGTWATSMVHLPVPSSSGPPTSQQNDMGSRFDDLMTLIDREGYAGDETDLFLLQQPQPSPGNPDSGTSDRPRSSRRTSPHGHAQRPNSRRGGERRLDTSDVAATVLSGTYFSKVDLYANSRLPLDLPPFAVYMPTWPLLCLAARHSQRVYSKPRGPDRLTHIPADWLSGTKAMTVSSVPADHAGAVVLAIRGSASFADWAVNLRVDPAPLAGFLDDDDDDCGGNACHAGFLSAARSMVRPVARRLRRLLDEDPCRAAYSLILTGHSAGGAVAALLYMHMIARSASAQSDLTALASTFKRVHCVTFGAPPVALLPLRKPDRADLRKSLFLSFVNEGDPVARADKEYVKSLLELLARPPPPGFAAPQRGAQQRGSSEWPGSRRHAKAASSAAAAPLWPVPPVTLCNAGRLVVLRSGSPRSPPTDRKTVKERLAEGVVAAKCTPEQLGRVIWGDPVCHLMSLYAARIEVLAVGAVTAKRR
- a CDS encoding uncharacterized protein (EggNog:ENOG503Q4N7~COG:B) codes for the protein MTQAVKRACDACHRRKVKCDGINPCRNCSSAQLSCTYNAIPQKKGPKGSRAKVISELRETQRQTSLSAKVQNRMSGIPCPPTNPSMGPTPGLLTGELVKECAHFFFDNMYPQAPILDRRQIEQQILYMEQNRDAYCLMTSLCAFIMLQPGMSMPPGDPYNLDMVPGANIISSQLLLEEVLRVRKGYEYLDSITLNALATNFFIFGCYYGQELHDRAWYYLREATTMIHMIGMNKEEYYMQFDATEAARRRRLYWLFFVVERAYAIQRQRPVSLQASINLPTLGDDPSDPQAHQLNSFILLVNLYRPFEDSFIAVWNKTKGHLSAQYLRGLQKQLNDLVQSYICQDPSFNDIRTNQQWLKNTVWQLTGGVVNGSGDESMSFQYPMHMSRELLVSMASQFPVQIDLLGPGLIEKLVEMTSSMTEYLSMQPPSRDPFSVGPREHLNQVISMIAMSRNGDHRFLPLLMNKMSEVLPRITNPMLQNAPENSNLANIDIFDGFGNAGMAQPPSQMHMSMGGADFDRKFSVEEYDKMNGNTPESASNSNTSSGSPPMAQHGSSDMNGSFVSSPSIMSPSMEYPHNMNGFACTPMSEMVMSPLGNPSQSASLNAPQAQHHQHLNHGHEPMSHVERMSQSIRNQPTSSPSMSQSHAINFRLRQNSFHVQPQLQAVGEYHDLQRTDSDASGTMMTMGSMNGELGFGPMR